Part of the Roseobacter litoralis Och 149 genome, ATGTTGCTTGGCCGCGTGGCAGGGACTTTCGACTAAGCGGGCTAAAGCCCAAAACTACCAAACGGTATATAGCGCACCGGATCACCCGGTTTGATTGTCGCCGCCTCCTGTGGCAACTCGACCAACCCTTCGGCCCATGACAACCCGGATATCCGGCCAGATCCTTCGGATGCAAACACTTCCGCCCGGCCCTGCCGGATGCGCGCGCGCAGAAACTCCGAGCGCCCCGGCTTTTTGTTTTTGCTGAAGGCGGCTGGCACTTCGAACCCCTGCGGTTCGGGCCACGCCTCCCCCGCAAGGCGCGCAAGAGAGGGGCGCGCAAAAATCAGCGAGCACACCATGGCTGCCACCGGATTACCCGGCAGGCCAAACACCGGCACACCGTCCCACATCCCCAGGGCGAGCGGCCGCCCCGGTTTGACCGCAATGCGCCACAGGCTCATGCTGCCTGCGTCATTCAGCAGGGCGGATACATGATCTTCATCCCCCGCTGACGCGCCACCACTGGTGATAATCACGTCGGCCGCGCGCGCCGCGCGCGACAGCTGCTGCGCCAGCGCTTCCCTGTCATCCGGGACGATACCGATATCTACCGGGACATGGCCCCAGCCCCGGACCAGTTCGATCAGCATGGGACGATTGGCGTCATATATCTGACCATCACGCGCAGGTTTTCCGGCGTCGACCAGTTCCGCCCCGGTTGAGACGACCGCGACGCGCAACGGCGCGTAAGTCTCAACCGTTTGCACCCCGGTTGCGGCCAGCAAGGCAACATCCGCCGACTTGATGCGCACACCGGCAGACACCGCCACATCACCAGCCACCACGTCTTCGCCCGCTTTGCGGGTATTGGCCCCCTGCTTGATCGGGCCCTGAAAGGCCACCTGCCCCTCGCTGACGGTCACATCCTCCTGCAAGACAACCGTATCGACACCATGTGGCAGAGCCGCCCCGGTCAGAACACGCATCGCCTGCCCCACGGGCAGGGTCGCGGGCGCATCACCCGCCGCCGCGCGCGTTTCAGCCAGCGGCATCCTATGCAGCCCCTCTGCCCGCCCACCGGCAAAGCCATAACCATCCACAGCCGTATTGGGCAGGGGCGGGTTGCTGCGTTGCGCAATGCAATCGCGCGCAGTGACCTGCCCTGCAGCTTCCGCAATCGGTGTTTCTGATATGCCGGTCACAGGTGCCAGCCGTGCTTTCAACGCCTCCAGCGCTTCGGCAACCGGAGTCCAATGCACGCCCGGTGGCAGCGCAAAACAGCTGTTGCTGAGGCGCGGTGGCAGCTTTGCGGCCTCTTTCAGCAGCGCTTCGTGGCCAAGACCGAAAATCCACCCTTCTTCGGGCGCATCAACATCCAGCACCTCGGCCAACTGTTCGGGCGTCATCGCGGATACCGTCCGCGCCACTTCCCGAACCTGCCAGGCATCCTTGATCATATGCGCAGGGGCTGCCCCCACGGTCAGGGACGGCCAGATTTCAACAAAGGCGACATCGTTGGTCAGTGGTTCAAAAGGCCAGACCTTTGCCCCAAATCGCCTGCGCAAGCGTGACAGCACCGGCAACCCCATGAACACCTGCGAACCGACCGCCCCGGCCCCGGCCATCTGCCAGCAGGTAAAGGCGCCTTTTGCATGCAGTTCAGCTGCACGCCGATCCGGAAATGGGTTCTCGTACACCTCTTTGGTCCGCGGCAACCCCTCGATATCGCGCTTGAGTGCATTGGCCCAAAAGGGACCGGCACCACCGAATTTGCGGTTTATCTCACCGGCAATATCAAAGCGATTGTTGGACTGCGGACTGTCCTCGATGCGATCCTCAAACCACTGCCAAACGGCAAAGGCGGCATCCTGCCCGGTGAGCGCCTGCGCAAATCCTTTGGGATAGCCAAAGGGGAAATCAAACCCCACAATCGTTTTGCGCCCGGCGGTGGTTTCCGTCGTCAGAAATGCCGCGATCCAGTCCTCAGCCACCTGCCGGTTGCGCATATACTGTGGCTCTTCGGCGCGGCCGTCTCTCGCAACGCATAGCCAGATGGCGTCTTTTGTCGGTCGCGCACCCCGGTCGTTGCCACCGGACCAATCCACCATCAGGACGGTGTCGAAGTTCATGCCAGCCCCACCTGCGACAGAATGAAATCCGCGATCTTCCCTGTGTCATTCAGATCAAAGACGGGGCGGTCCAAATCCAACGGGACATCGCTGGCAACGGCTTTGATAGTGGGGTCATCCGCCGCGATGAGCGCATTGCCAGTCTCGGCGCGAAAGGCTTCGACCTTGGCGTGCGCGTCGCGTTTATATCCTTCGATCAACACCAGGTCGACTGGTTGCAGCTTGGCAAGCAGTGCATCCAGCGCAGGCTCGGCCTCATCGCGCAATTCATGCATCAGCGCAAAGCGTTTGCGCGAGGACAGCAACACCTCGGTGGCCCCCGCAGTCCGGTGGCGATAGCTGTCCTTGCCGGGTTGGTCGACGTCGAAAACGTGATGCGCGTGTTTCACGGTCGAGACTGTGAAACCACGCCCGCAAATCTCGGTCACGAGCCGTTCCATAAGCCCCGTTTTGCCCGCGTTTTTCCAGCCGACGACCCCGTAAACTCTCATAGCAAGCTCTCCGCGTGTTTCAGGTCTTCGGGCGTGTTGACGTTGAAGAAGGGATCAAAGGTCGTCACAGGGAACAAGGCCTCGCGACCCTCATGCTGCTCCGTCCATAAAACCACTTTGCGCAAGCCCCCGCGCAGCGCGTCGCGCAGATCGTCCCGCAAGGCCACGGGCCAGACGCCAAATGTCGGATGGCGCACGCGGCCCCGTTTTGCATCCGGTGTTGTGGCGAGCGCGAGGGGATGGCTCATGCTCTCACTGACCAGCAGCAGGCGCGGCACCAGATCGCCCGGAAAAAACGGCGTGTCAGCCGCCGCTGTCACAATCGTATCCGCGCCTTTCTCCGCCGCCCAATCAAGCCCGGCCAACACACCGGCAAGCGGCCCGGCAAAGCCATCAATGCTGTCGGGCAGCACGGGTAAACCATACTGTGCAAAACGCGCCGCATCGCCATTGGCGTTCAGCGCCAGCCCCGCAACCTGAGGCTCCAGACGCTCAATCACATGCGACAGAAGGGTGCCACCCCCAAGGTCCAGCAGCCCCTTGTCGCCCCCGCCCATGCGCGTCGATTGCCCGCCGGCGAGGATCACACCCAACGGTTGCTTCACATCGCCCCCTTGCGTCCGGCGCGACGCGGTTCCTGCGCAATGTCATCGGGGTTTGCATCCCGGATCAGGCGGTCTTCACCGCTCAGACAGATAAACCGTTGCCCCTTCATCCGGCCGATCAGCGTCAGGCCCACTTCGCGGGCGATCTCGACCCCCCAGGCCGTAAACCCGGAGCGCGAAGCCAGCACAGGGATGCCCATCATCGCCGTTTTGATGACCATTTCAGACGTCAGACGCCCCGTCGTATAAAGCAGCTTGTCCGCCGCCTGCACCTTTTCGGACAGCATCCAGCCTGCAATTTTGTCCACGGCATTGTGGCGGCCCACGTCCTCCATATAGACCAGCGGGCGCGCCTCGTGACACAGCACCGTGCCATGGATCGCACCGGCTTCAAGGTAAAGCGAAGGCGTGCGGTTGATCCGCGCGCTCAACGCATAAAGCCAGGAGGTGCGCACAGATGTCGCGGGCAGGCGCACATCCTGCAACCCCTCCATCATGTCGCCAAACACCGTCCCCACCGCGCAGCCACTGGTGCGGGTTTTCTTGCGCATTTTCTCTTCGTAATCGGTCTTGCGGGCGGTGCGAACAATCACCGTTTCGAGGTCTTCGTCATACTCAACGCCGGTAATA contains:
- the glp gene encoding gephyrin-like molybdotransferase Glp: MNFDTVLMVDWSGGNDRGARPTKDAIWLCVARDGRAEEPQYMRNRQVAEDWIAAFLTTETTAGRKTIVGFDFPFGYPKGFAQALTGQDAAFAVWQWFEDRIEDSPQSNNRFDIAGEINRKFGGAGPFWANALKRDIEGLPRTKEVYENPFPDRRAAELHAKGAFTCWQMAGAGAVGSQVFMGLPVLSRLRRRFGAKVWPFEPLTNDVAFVEIWPSLTVGAAPAHMIKDAWQVREVARTVSAMTPEQLAEVLDVDAPEEGWIFGLGHEALLKEAAKLPPRLSNSCFALPPGVHWTPVAEALEALKARLAPVTGISETPIAEAAGQVTARDCIAQRSNPPLPNTAVDGYGFAGGRAEGLHRMPLAETRAAAGDAPATLPVGQAMRVLTGAALPHGVDTVVLQEDVTVSEGQVAFQGPIKQGANTRKAGEDVVAGDVAVSAGVRIKSADVALLAATGVQTVETYAPLRVAVVSTGAELVDAGKPARDGQIYDANRPMLIELVRGWGHVPVDIGIVPDDREALAQQLSRAARAADVIITSGGASAGDEDHVSALLNDAGSMSLWRIAVKPGRPLALGMWDGVPVFGLPGNPVAAMVCSLIFARPSLARLAGEAWPEPQGFEVPAAFSKNKKPGRSEFLRARIRQGRAEVFASEGSGRISGLSWAEGLVELPQEAATIKPGDPVRYIPFGSFGL
- the mobB gene encoding molybdopterin-guanine dinucleotide biosynthesis protein B — translated: MRVYGVVGWKNAGKTGLMERLVTEICGRGFTVSTVKHAHHVFDVDQPGKDSYRHRTAGATEVLLSSRKRFALMHELRDEAEPALDALLAKLQPVDLVLIEGYKRDAHAKVEAFRAETGNALIAADDPTIKAVASDVPLDLDRPVFDLNDTGKIADFILSQVGLA
- the mobA gene encoding molybdenum cofactor guanylyltransferase MobA codes for the protein MKQPLGVILAGGQSTRMGGGDKGLLDLGGGTLLSHVIERLEPQVAGLALNANGDAARFAQYGLPVLPDSIDGFAGPLAGVLAGLDWAAEKGADTIVTAAADTPFFPGDLVPRLLLVSESMSHPLALATTPDAKRGRVRHPTFGVWPVALRDDLRDALRGGLRKVVLWTEQHEGREALFPVTTFDPFFNVNTPEDLKHAESLL
- a CDS encoding formate dehydrogenase accessory sulfurtransferase FdhD gives rise to the protein MQLARLEDTDDYLIAPDPSAARLTRAVTGTDHTGAEVATNVVEERPLTIFLNAQEVVTAMTIGDYPDYLALGFLRNQGMLSDDDDITGVEYDEDLETVIVRTARKTDYEEKMRKKTRTSGCAVGTVFGDMMEGLQDVRLPATSVRTSWLYALSARINRTPSLYLEAGAIHGTVLCHEARPLVYMEDVGRHNAVDKIAGWMLSEKVQAADKLLYTTGRLTSEMVIKTAMMGIPVLASRSGFTAWGVEIAREVGLTLIGRMKGQRFICLSGEDRLIRDANPDDIAQEPRRAGRKGAM